The following coding sequences are from one Candidatus Delongbacteria bacterium window:
- a CDS encoding PhoH family protein: protein MAKQRKTMYVIDTNVILHDPDCLKGFGNNDIGIPITVLEEIDDFKKGKDQLNYNSRSFTRIIDQLTSDLEKGNRKIKDSLESGIRLFNKTNKLFFLTDVNYKDEFKDKFFGEKEDHRILAAAYNYKINHPDVKTIFVTKDVNLRIKARALGILAEDYNAGKIKDMQKTHSDHIEIKNVDQNVIQKLLSDGKIPLDFIKNRIENQPDPNEFFILKNENAEVKCRYEHTKNVLKMIYSDKVYGISPRNPEQCFALDLLLDDKINLVTITGSAGTGKTLIALASSLQRSVSYNQIILSRPIVPLSNKDIGYLPGTAKNKIEPYMQPLYDNLSFIQNQFKETDENYTYIEELQKREKLIISPLAYIRGRTLSKVYFIIDEAQNLTPHEVKTIITRAGEGTKIVFTGDLYQIDTPFLDAESNGLAYIIDKLKGEKLYGHVNLQKGVRSTLSELASKLL from the coding sequence ATGGCAAAACAAAGAAAAACAATGTATGTAATAGACACAAATGTGATTCTACATGATCCAGACTGTTTAAAAGGATTTGGGAATAATGATATAGGCATTCCAATTACGGTTCTAGAAGAAATTGATGATTTTAAAAAAGGAAAAGATCAGTTAAACTATAATTCAAGAAGTTTTACAAGAATAATTGATCAGTTGACATCCGATTTAGAGAAAGGGAATAGGAAGATAAAGGATTCTTTGGAGTCTGGAATCAGACTATTCAACAAAACAAACAAACTATTTTTTCTTACCGATGTAAATTACAAAGATGAGTTTAAAGATAAGTTTTTTGGAGAAAAGGAAGATCATAGAATACTTGCAGCTGCATATAATTACAAAATTAATCATCCAGACGTTAAAACCATTTTCGTTACCAAAGATGTTAATTTGAGAATAAAAGCCAGAGCATTGGGAATTTTGGCTGAGGATTACAATGCTGGCAAAATTAAAGATATGCAGAAAACGCATTCTGATCATATTGAGATAAAAAACGTTGATCAGAACGTCATTCAAAAACTATTAAGTGATGGTAAAATTCCTTTAGATTTTATCAAAAACAGAATAGAAAACCAACCAGATCCAAATGAGTTTTTCATTTTGAAGAATGAAAATGCCGAAGTTAAATGTAGATACGAGCATACTAAAAATGTATTAAAAATGATCTATTCAGACAAAGTATACGGAATTTCTCCACGAAATCCAGAACAGTGTTTCGCTTTAGATTTACTTTTAGACGATAAAATAAACCTAGTAACAATTACCGGATCAGCAGGGACAGGAAAAACCCTGATTGCACTAGCCTCATCTCTACAAAGAAGTGTTAGTTATAATCAAATAATACTGTCCAGACCTATCGTTCCACTAAGTAACAAAGATATCGGTTACCTTCCAGGAACTGCTAAAAATAAAATAGAACCATATATGCAACCTCTCTATGATAACCTATCATTTATTCAAAATCAATTTAAAGAGACGGACGAAAATTATACCTATATAGAAGAGCTTCAAAAACGTGAGAAACTTATAATTTCTCCATTAGCATATATAAGAGGTCGTACCTTATCTAAGGTATATTTTATTATTGATGAGGCTCAAAATTTAACTCCACACGAGGTGAAAACTATTATTACCAGAGCCGGTGAAGGTACAAAAATTGTTTTTACTGGAGATCTTTATCAGATAGATACTCCCTTTTTAGATGCGGAATCAAACGGTTTAGCTTATATAATTGATAAGTTAAAGGGGGAGAAACTTTATGGTCACGTTAATCTCCAAAAAGGTGTAAGATCAACACTTTCAGAACTGGCATCTAAATTATTATAG
- a CDS encoding sigma-54-dependent Fis family transcriptional regulator, producing the protein MSKNVLVVDDEPLMRDMLYSALRRKKMPVDKAEDGKEAVDMLSKKEYDIVITDIRMPRLSGMDLLAVINKKYPETDVIMLTAYGTIEDAVKAMQMGAYDFVEKKENTLLDEIEMRVDKLLEFRRMKYQNKELREEIESIKAERTYEKNFLGNNSQMTNLFDTIKLVADSSATVFIQGESGTGKELVARALHEQSPRRSKPFIKVNCAALPDGLIESELFGHEKGAFTGAIKTTQGKFELANGGTILLDEISEMNPLLQAKLLRVLQEREFEKIGDTKTVKLDVRIIATTNRDIHKAIEEGQFREDLFYRLNVISLTIPSLRDRKDDIPLISSYFVDKYSKIHSRKVESVSPDAMRQLINHNWPGNVRELENTIERAVVLSQGVEILPNVLFDAGKFGNLNQSNSNFEQPVENDILSSSGEVLPLYLMEQNTILRTLEKFEGSRTKTAEALEISIRTLRNKLNEYRAKGIQID; encoded by the coding sequence ATGTCAAAAAATGTGCTAGTAGTTGATGATGAACCTTTGATGAGAGATATGTTGTATTCTGCATTAAGAAGAAAAAAAATGCCAGTTGATAAGGCAGAAGATGGCAAAGAAGCTGTTGATATGCTTTCTAAAAAAGAATATGATATTGTAATTACAGATATTAGAATGCCAAGACTTAGTGGGATGGATCTTCTAGCGGTGATAAATAAAAAATATCCTGAAACGGATGTTATCATGCTTACAGCATACGGAACCATTGAAGATGCAGTTAAGGCGATGCAAATGGGTGCATATGACTTTGTAGAAAAAAAAGAGAATACTCTTCTTGATGAGATTGAAATGCGAGTCGATAAGCTTCTAGAGTTTAGACGAATGAAGTATCAAAATAAAGAACTTAGAGAAGAAATTGAGTCTATTAAAGCAGAAAGAACCTATGAAAAGAATTTTCTTGGAAACAATTCACAGATGACAAATCTTTTTGATACAATAAAATTAGTTGCTGACTCCAGTGCTACGGTTTTTATTCAGGGAGAATCTGGAACAGGTAAAGAACTTGTCGCTAGAGCTTTGCATGAACAAAGTCCTAGAAGATCAAAGCCGTTTATAAAAGTCAATTGTGCTGCATTACCGGATGGTTTGATTGAGTCTGAGCTTTTTGGTCATGAGAAAGGAGCTTTTACAGGAGCGATAAAAACTACACAAGGTAAGTTTGAATTAGCCAATGGAGGAACAATTCTACTTGACGAGATAAGTGAAATGAATCCTCTGTTACAAGCAAAACTTCTTCGAGTACTTCAGGAGCGAGAGTTTGAAAAAATTGGAGATACAAAAACTGTAAAATTGGATGTCAGAATTATAGCAACTACAAACAGAGATATCCACAAGGCAATTGAAGAAGGACAATTCAGAGAAGACCTTTTCTATAGATTGAATGTGATTTCACTTACTATACCATCTCTAAGAGACAGAAAAGATGATATACCATTGATATCTAGTTATTTTGTTGATAAGTACAGTAAAATTCATTCAAGGAAAGTTGAATCTGTTTCACCAGATGCGATGCGACAATTAATTAATCATAACTGGCCAGGAAATGTACGAGAACTTGAAAATACTATTGAAAGAGCTGTTGTACTCTCTCAAGGAGTAGAGATATTACCGAATGTACTTTTTGATGCGGGGAAATTTGGAAATCTAAATCAGTCTAACTCGAATTTTGAGCAACCTGTTGAAAATGATATTTTGAGTAGTTCTGGTGAAGTCTTGCCACTTTATCTGATGGAGCAAAATACGATTTTAAGAACTCTTGAAAAATTTGAAGGAAGTAGAACAAAAACTGCGGAAGCATTGGAGATAAGTATTCGGACTTTAAGAAACAAACTTAATGAGTACCGAGCAAAAGGTATACAGATAGACTAG
- a CDS encoding class I SAM-dependent methyltransferase: protein MDNKDFSRYWNRESANEEMLREEKFPLVDIQTTLTWIKIKKYLDQYNISSILDAGAGVGRYSLPLAKFGYDVTHLDISPYMNRIAEKTAESEEIKNIKIVEGDISDLSMYNDRSYDFVISFDAPISYCYPNQYKALEEILRVCDKIAIIMVSSRSGVLPFYIDFDLAGDYKPAKYPKSENFIATKSILENGVEIWPEKIEKFLNDTGKDAPKDYSFTVTELKQFFSNSDFEIVEIGGPGALARSIKSENLDLIRSDDRLFNEFIGFSLNYDFQDETCGMGAVNTMIIVKRK from the coding sequence ATGGATAATAAAGATTTTTCAAGATATTGGAATAGGGAAAGTGCTAATGAAGAGATGCTAAGAGAGGAAAAGTTCCCGCTTGTTGATATTCAAACTACATTAACATGGATAAAAATTAAAAAATACTTAGATCAGTATAATATTAGTTCTATTTTAGATGCAGGAGCTGGGGTAGGCAGGTATTCATTGCCATTAGCAAAATTTGGTTATGATGTTACACATCTTGATATCTCTCCTTACATGAATCGTATAGCGGAAAAAACTGCTGAGAGTGAAGAGATAAAAAATATTAAAATTGTAGAGGGTGATATATCTGATCTATCGATGTATAATGATAGATCGTATGATTTTGTTATTAGTTTTGATGCTCCAATATCTTATTGCTATCCAAATCAATATAAAGCTTTAGAGGAAATTCTAAGAGTTTGTGATAAAATAGCAATTATAATGGTTTCATCAAGATCAGGTGTTTTACCTTTTTACATAGATTTTGATCTAGCTGGTGATTATAAACCTGCAAAATATCCAAAAAGTGAAAACTTTATAGCAACGAAGTCTATTTTGGAAAACGGAGTTGAAATATGGCCAGAAAAAATTGAGAAGTTTCTAAATGATACAGGTAAAGATGCCCCGAAAGATTATTCTTTTACTGTGACGGAGCTTAAACAATTCTTTTCTAATAGCGATTTTGAAATAGTTGAAATTGGAGGACCTGGTGCTTTAGCAAGAAGTATCAAGTCTGAAAATCTTGATTTGATAAGATCGGACGACAGACTTTTCAATGAATTTATTGGGTTTTCGCTCAACTACGATTTTCAGGATGAGACTTGTGGAATGGGTGCTGTAAACACTATGATAATTGTTAAAAGGAAATGA